A section of the Kluyveromyces lactis strain NRRL Y-1140 chromosome F complete sequence genome encodes:
- the UBP14 gene encoding ubiquitin-specific protease UBP14 (similar to uniprot|P38237 YBR058C Saccharomyces cerevisiae UBP14 Ubiquitin-specific protease that specifically disassembles unanchored ubiquitin chains) has translation MSGSDILDINVPRVIDTDDCVYCFETMKNKDEGREHSLFICLRCFQSFSEEHWELHQEVVLSETGSTHDLYLRVFKVLKPKQEREEAGTPPLEKKLKLEVKDVNEDDLYDTHWLLGSVEHGELLSSDTPSIPKEWSDKISEILQTKSSSYQDMSNTWTLELKSCPHIQTFDLSNLEKREGGISQSCNDCGLTSNLWLCLHCGNVACGREQVGIEGYSHALKHYESTDGHALAIKLGSLTADAADIYCYSCDEDVKFTHNLQLQDILKFWEVEVPAKSKEKTLVELQVEQSLKWDFQMVDSQGKSLKHLQNGPEYGLGLLNLGNSCYLNSVLQVLLNGGIRNWNLDGLGSFPTDVVYPRTNLHCQLIKIRNAMTLQQSRYPEGIKPTTFKKVIGGSHEEFSSGRQQDSLEFFSYLSDKLDREIFKNTTTNPNDLFRFNIQDKIKCDNCNKVKFMDQVSEVIQLPLRKLDGEQNLIDRLNDYFSGEKIEYRCLTNKKINTASKVPGFSSFPRTLIINPIRIELINWQPSKTSEQVVVPGVRDDALLDMSPFKATGICEGEEVEEEEESDSFQFNELFLGQLEQMGFSRNATKRALFETGNSDPNAATEWLFQHMEDPNLNEAFDPHASSSAKNRVDSEALNSMTAMGLDSKLCRKALILKNGDVNASVEWVFSHMDDDGELPEAEEWKDQSRKSFGIPASSIASAKYKLTAVICHKGNSVHSGHYVAFIKKVVEGKEQWVLYNDEKILLANDEPNFEDIEKNGYMFFFNLEE, from the coding sequence ATGTCTGGTTCTGATATCCTTGATATCAATGTACCCAGGGTCATTGATACAGATGACTGTGTTTATTGTTTTGAAACGATGAAGAATAAAGATGAGGGTCGTGAACATTCATTATTCATCTGTCTACGCTGCTTTCAGTCTTTCTCCGAAGAGCATTGGGAACTACATCAAGAGGTTGTTTTGAGTGAGACTGGTTCTACCCATGATCTGTATCTCAGAGTATTCAAGGTTctaaaaccaaaacaagAGCGAGAAGAAGCTGGCACGCCaccattggaaaagaaattaaagcTTGAGGTTAAGGATGTGAATGAGGATGATCTATATGATACCCACTGGCTGCTTGGATCTGTGGAACATGGAGAATTGTTATCTTCAGACACTCCATCTATTCCTAAGGAATGGAGTGACAAAATTAGTGAAATCTTGCAAACAAAATCCTCATCATATCAAGATATGTCAAATACCTGGACACTTGAATTAAAGTCATGTCCACACATACAGACTTTCGACTTATCGAACTTGGAGAAGCGAGAAGGTGGCATTTCTCAAAGCTGTAACGACTGTGGTCTTACTTCTAACCTTTGGTTATGTCTCCATTGTGGAAACGTCGCCTGTGGAAGAGAGCAGGTTGGGATAGAGGGGTACTCTCATGCTTTGAAACATTATGAAAGCACAGATGGCCACGCTTTAGCGATAAAATTGGGCTCTTTGACAGCTGATGCAGCTGATATATACTGTTATTCTTGTGATGAAGATGTGAAATTCACCCATAATCTGCAGTTGCAGGATATCTTGAAGTTTTGGGAAGTCGAAGTACCAGCCAAGTCCAAAGAAAAGACATTGGTGGAATTGCAAGTGGAACAAAGTCTGAAATGGGATTTTCAAATGGTAGATTCACAAGGTAAAAGTTTAAAACATCTACAAAATGGTCCTGAATACGGTTTGGGCTTATTAAATTTGGGCAATTCTTGCTACCTAAATTCTGTATTGCAAGTTTTACTTAACGGTGGGATCAGAAATTGGAACCTAGATGGATTAGGATCCTTTCCTACAGATGTCGTCTATCCAAGAACGAATTTACACTGTCAACtaatcaaaatcagaaatgCTATGACCTTACAGCAATCCAGATATCCTGAGGGTATTAAACCCACCACTTTCAAAAAGGTTATTGGGGGCTCGCATGAAGAATTTTCCTCTGGAAGACAGCAAGATTCCTTGGAATTTTTTTCCTATCTCTCTGATAAATTGGATAGAGAGATATTTAAAAATACTACTACCAATCCAAACGATTTGTTTAGATTCAACATTCAAGACAAGATTAAATGTGACAATTGTAACAAAGTTAAGTTCATGGATCAAGTTTCAGAAGTCATTCAGCTTCCATTAAGAAAACTAGACGGGGAGCAAAATCTAATTGACAGGTTAAATGATTACTTCAGTGgggaaaaaattgaataccGTTGTCTCACCAATAAGAAAATTAACACTGCATCAAAAGTACCAGGGTTCTCTAGTTTCCCACGTACACTTATCATAAACCCGATTAGAATTGAGTTAATCAACTGGCAGCCAAGCAAGACATCAGAGCAAGTTGTGGTACCTGGTGTACGCGATGATGCTTTACTAGATATGTCCCCATTCAAAGCTACAGGAATTTGCGAAGGGGAAGAAgtcgaagaagaagaggaatcAGATTCCTTCCAATTCAACGAATTGTTCCTAGGACAATTAGAACAGATGGGATTCTCTCGCAATGCTACCAAAAGAGCATTATTTGAAACGGGAAACTCTGACCCTAATGCAGCCACGGAATGGTTGTTCCAGCATATGGAGGACCCTAACTTAAACGAGGCCTTTGATCCTCATGCTTCATCCTCAGCGAAAAATCGTGTCGATTCAGAAGCACTAAACAGTATGACTGCTATGGGGCTTGATTCGAAACTATGCCGCAAAgctttgatattgaagaatggtGACGTCAATGCCAGTGTAGAATGGGTTTTCTCCCATATGGATGACGACGGGGAGTTACCTGAAGCTGAGGAATGGAAGGATCAATCCAgaaaaagttttggaatCCCAGCATCGTCAATTGCCTCTGCTAAGTATAAACTGACTGCTGTCATATGCCATAAAGGTAATTCAGTTCACAGTGGCCATTACGTTGCATTTATTAAGAAAGTGGTCgaaggaaaagaacaatGGGTTCTCTACAACGATGAAAAAATTCTCTTGGCCAACGATGAACCAAATTTCGAGGACATAGAAAAGAATGGCTAcatgtttttcttcaaccTTGAAGAATAA
- the MUM2 gene encoding Mum2p (some similarities with uniprot|P38236 YBR057C Saccharomyces cerevisiae MUM2 Cytoplasmic protein essential for meiotic DNA replication and sporulation) yields the protein MNSSMAHGGSFSLHGNIDGMGSHYNQGLQGHLSGSSTHRSSMSSYWEQPLIEQHNSPEIESSRGISSNTHPGSSSNNTVIMDRSSYAKSSGFNTTFDSETEPSSDNFKLELQLKETQIESLEIEIKKLKEVFNQGLTFKQQEEQKMKKSKALTFDSEIQIPASLEIIFCKLSDSLKRKDQELQETKRRLEGIVTAVALNPSNSTTKFGRYDEEALAHKMVTRLETLMKENEEMAKMLSYGRVKETSIELELLRKENQELKERLRILQQEK from the coding sequence ATGAACTCCAGCATGGCACATGGAGGTAGCTTCAGCTTACATGGGAACATTGATGGTATGGGCTCCCACTATAACCAAGGACTTCAGGGCCATTTGAGCGGATCTTCTACTCATAGGAGCAGCATGTCATCATATTGGGAACAGCCGCTCATAGAACAACATAATTCGCCCGAGATAGAGTCCTCGAGAGGCATTTCGTCAAACACGCATCCTGGAAGCTCTTCAAATAACACGGTAATAATGGACAGATCATCATATGCTAAAAGCTCAGGATTCAATACCACTTTCGACTCTGAAACAGAGCCATCATCAGACAACTTCAAACTTGAACTACAGTTGAAAGAGACACAGATAGAATCGTTAGAAATAGagataaaaaaattgaaggagGTATTCAATCAGGGTTTGACTTTCAAGCAGCAAGAAGAgcagaaaatgaagaaatcaaaggcTCTTACTTTCGATTCTGAAATCCAGATACCGGCATCCCTGGAAATAATATTTTGTAAGTTATCAGATTCATTAAAGAGAAAGGACCAAGAATtacaagaaacaaaaagacGACTAGAAGGAATAGTTACAGCGGTTGCGCTTAACCCTTCAAATTCTACTACAAAGTTTGGTAGATATGACGAAGAAGCTTTAGCACATAAAATGGTAACTCGATTGGAAACTTTAATGAAGGAAAACGAAGAAATGGCAAAAATGCTTAGTTATGGTCGAGTGAAGGAGACAAGTATCGAGCTCGAACTTTTACGTAAAGAAAACCAAGAACTCAAAGAAAGACTAAGGATTCTACAGCAAGAAAAGTAA